A stretch of the Streptomyces ortus genome encodes the following:
- a CDS encoding thymidine kinase, producing MPELVFFSGTMDCGKSTLALQIEHNRSARGLQGMIFTRDDRAGEGKLSSRLGLVTDAVEVEDDQDMYAYLVEHLSRGGRADYVIADEAQFLAPEQIDQLARVVDDLDIDVFAFGITTDFRSKLFPGSQRLVELADRVEVLQVEALCWCGARATHNARTIGGRMVVEGAQVVVGDVDQSQDIGYEVLCRRHHSRRMTAATARAGALSPDVLPLDTAARR from the coding sequence ATGCCCGAGCTGGTGTTCTTCTCCGGAACCATGGACTGCGGGAAGTCGACGCTGGCTCTGCAGATCGAGCACAACCGCTCGGCCCGCGGTCTGCAGGGGATGATCTTCACCCGGGACGACCGCGCGGGCGAGGGCAAACTGTCCTCCCGGCTCGGTCTGGTCACGGACGCGGTGGAGGTCGAGGACGACCAGGACATGTACGCGTACCTCGTCGAGCACCTCTCACGGGGCGGCCGGGCGGACTACGTCATCGCGGACGAGGCACAGTTCCTCGCCCCCGAACAGATCGACCAACTCGCGCGCGTGGTCGACGACCTGGACATCGACGTCTTCGCCTTCGGCATCACCACCGACTTCCGCTCCAAGCTCTTCCCGGGCTCGCAGCGGCTCGTCGAACTCGCCGACCGCGTCGAGGTGCTCCAGGTCGAGGCCCTCTGCTGGTGCGGCGCCCGCGCCACCCACAACGCCCGCACGATAGGCGGCCGGATGGTCGTGGAGGGTGCCCAGGTCGTCGTCGGAGACGTCGACCAGTCACAGGACATCGGCTACGAGGTGCTGTGCCGCCGGCACCACAGCCGGCGGATGACCGCGGCGACCGCGCGGGCGGGCGCCCTGTCCCCGGACGTACTCCCGCTGGACACCGCGGCCCGACGCTGA
- a CDS encoding alkaline phosphatase family protein, producing the protein MSQQVWDDPEPLTVESAPVPEYGTGSLADLLPTLAAGMDVPDMTASLGELSPADRNCVFLIDGLGWEQLRAHPDEAPFMSSLLGSSRGGTGRPITAGYPATTATSLASVGTGLPPGAHGLPGYTVRDPETGELMNQLRWIPWTKPATWQPYPTVFQLADAAGVHTAQVSAPHFQNTPLTKIALSGGTFHGRLTGEDRMDMAAEQLAAGDRSLVYTYYAEVDGKGHRFGIDSDAWRGQLMYVDRLVQRLAEQLPPRAALYVTADHGMIDIPFDERHRIDFDEDWELRAGVVLLGGEGRARHVYAVQGAESDVLTCWREVLGEQFWVASRDEAIAAGWFGPHVDERVYARIGDVVAAARDDVLITASEREPKESLMVGNHGSMTPAEQHVPLLEVRS; encoded by the coding sequence ATGTCCCAGCAAGTCTGGGACGACCCGGAACCGCTCACCGTCGAATCGGCCCCCGTACCCGAATACGGGACGGGTTCGCTCGCGGACCTCCTGCCCACCCTGGCCGCGGGCATGGACGTACCGGACATGACCGCTTCTCTCGGTGAACTGAGCCCGGCCGACCGGAACTGCGTCTTCCTGATCGACGGCCTCGGCTGGGAGCAGCTCAGGGCGCACCCGGACGAGGCCCCGTTCATGAGCTCCCTGCTGGGCAGCTCGCGCGGCGGGACGGGCCGGCCGATCACGGCGGGCTATCCCGCGACCACCGCCACCTCGCTCGCCTCGGTCGGCACCGGCCTGCCCCCGGGAGCGCACGGCCTGCCCGGCTACACCGTGCGCGACCCGGAGACCGGCGAGCTGATGAACCAGCTCCGCTGGATCCCCTGGACCAAGCCGGCCACGTGGCAGCCGTACCCCACGGTCTTCCAGCTGGCCGACGCGGCGGGTGTGCACACGGCCCAGGTGTCGGCCCCGCACTTCCAGAACACCCCCCTGACCAAGATCGCGCTCAGCGGCGGCACGTTCCACGGACGGCTGACCGGCGAGGACCGCATGGACATGGCGGCCGAGCAACTGGCAGCGGGGGACCGCTCGCTGGTCTACACGTACTACGCCGAGGTGGACGGCAAGGGACACCGCTTCGGCATCGACTCCGACGCCTGGCGCGGACAGCTCATGTACGTGGACCGGCTGGTCCAGCGCCTGGCCGAGCAACTGCCGCCACGCGCGGCCCTGTACGTCACGGCCGACCACGGCATGATCGACATCCCCTTCGACGAGCGCCACCGGATCGACTTCGACGAGGACTGGGAGCTGCGCGCGGGCGTGGTCCTCCTCGGCGGCGAGGGCCGCGCCCGGCACGTGTACGCGGTCCAGGGCGCCGAGTCGGACGTGCTGACCTGCTGGCGCGAGGTGCTCGGCGAACAGTTCTGGGTGGCCTCGCGCGACGAGGCGATCGCGGCGGGCTGGTTCGGCCCGCACGTCGACGAGCGGGTGTACGCGCGCATCGGCGACGTGGTCGCCGCCGCCCGGGACGACGTGCTGATCACCGCGTCCGAGCGGGAGCCGAAGGAGTCGCTGATGGTCGGCAACCACGGCTCGATGACCCCGGCGGAACAGCACGTTCCGCTGCTGGAAGTGCGTTCCTGA
- a CDS encoding DUF5998 family protein has translation MAKTSTTTQGLRAAIERSGYYPALVAEAVEAAVGGEPIRSYLVHQETTFDANEVRRHVTVLVLTGNRFIVSHTDEQAADSTSPTPYATTSTESVKIGRISSVVLSRVVANPEKYVVGTLPREVVLTIGWGAVARIDLEPAACGDSNCEADHGYTGSSTADDLSLRVSEAGDGPDAVRQTLAFAQSLSEATADVTR, from the coding sequence ATGGCCAAGACCAGTACGACGACCCAGGGGCTGCGAGCGGCGATCGAGCGCAGCGGCTACTACCCGGCCCTTGTGGCCGAGGCTGTGGAGGCCGCTGTAGGGGGCGAGCCCATCCGGTCGTATCTGGTCCACCAGGAGACGACGTTCGACGCGAACGAGGTGCGCCGGCACGTCACGGTGCTCGTTCTCACGGGTAACCGTTTCATCGTGAGCCACACCGACGAGCAGGCCGCGGACAGCACGTCGCCCACGCCGTACGCGACGACGTCCACGGAGTCCGTGAAGATCGGCCGGATCTCGTCCGTCGTGCTCAGCCGCGTCGTGGCGAACCCCGAGAAGTACGTCGTGGGGACCCTGCCGCGCGAGGTCGTCCTCACCATCGGCTGGGGCGCGGTCGCCCGGATCGACCTGGAGCCCGCGGCCTGCGGCGACTCCAACTGCGAGGCGGACCACGGCTACACCGGCAGCTCGACGGCGGACGACCTGAGCCTGCGCGTCAGCGAGGCCGGTGACGGGCCGGACGCCGTGCGCCAGACGCTCGCCTTCGCGCAGTCGCTCTCCGAGGCGACCGCGGACGTCACCCGCTGA
- a CDS encoding D-arabinono-1,4-lactone oxidase — MYSTVSGKSGTWRNWAGNVTARPAREVTPASVEELSAAVRRAAEDGLRVKAVGTGHSFTAAAATDGVLIRPQLLTGIRRIDRDNGTVTVEAGTPLKRLNLALAREGLSLTNMGDIMEQTVSGATSTGTHGTGRDSASIAAQIVGLELVSADGSVLACSEKENPEIFAAARIGIGALGVITAITFSVEPLFLLSAREEPMSFDEVTGSFDELFTENEHFEFYWFPHTGNCNTKRNNRSVGPEKPVGTVRGLYEDEFLSNGVFQAANYVGRAVPATIPSIARISSRALSARTYTDIPYKVFTSPRRVRFTEMEYAVPRAALVETLRELKAMVDRSPLRISFPVEVRTAPADDITLSTASGRDSAYIAVHMFRGTPYQAYFSAAERIFTAHEGRPHWGKVHTRDAEYFAEVYPRFGEFTALRDRLDPERRFGNDYLRRILGD; from the coding sequence ATGTACAGCACAGTGAGCGGCAAGAGCGGCACCTGGCGTAACTGGGCAGGGAACGTCACCGCCCGGCCGGCCCGGGAGGTCACGCCCGCCTCCGTCGAGGAACTCTCCGCCGCCGTGCGCCGGGCCGCCGAGGACGGACTGAGAGTCAAGGCCGTCGGCACAGGCCACTCCTTCACCGCGGCGGCGGCGACCGACGGCGTATTGATCCGCCCTCAACTGTTGACCGGGATCCGCAGGATCGACCGTGACAACGGCACCGTCACGGTGGAGGCCGGCACACCGCTCAAGCGCCTCAACCTCGCCCTGGCCCGGGAGGGTCTGTCGCTCACGAACATGGGCGACATCATGGAGCAGACGGTGTCGGGCGCGACCAGCACCGGCACGCACGGCACCGGCCGCGACTCCGCCTCGATCGCCGCCCAGATCGTGGGACTTGAACTGGTGAGCGCCGACGGCTCGGTCCTCGCCTGTTCCGAGAAGGAGAACCCCGAGATCTTCGCGGCGGCCCGGATCGGGATAGGCGCCCTGGGGGTCATCACCGCGATCACCTTCTCCGTGGAGCCCCTTTTCCTCCTCTCGGCCCGCGAGGAGCCGATGAGCTTCGACGAGGTGACAGGCTCCTTCGACGAACTGTTCACGGAGAACGAGCACTTCGAGTTCTACTGGTTCCCCCACACCGGCAACTGCAACACCAAGCGCAACAACCGCAGCGTGGGCCCGGAGAAGCCGGTCGGTACCGTCCGGGGCCTGTACGAGGACGAGTTCCTCTCCAACGGCGTCTTCCAGGCGGCCAACTACGTGGGCCGTGCCGTCCCCGCCACGATCCCCTCCATCGCCCGGATCTCCAGCCGCGCCCTGTCCGCCCGCACCTACACCGACATTCCCTACAAGGTCTTCACTTCTCCCCGCCGGGTGCGTTTCACGGAGATGGAATACGCGGTTCCGCGAGCCGCCCTGGTCGAGACCTTGCGCGAACTCAAGGCCATGGTCGACCGTTCGCCTCTGCGCATCAGCTTCCCGGTGGAGGTGCGCACGGCCCCCGCGGACGACATCACCCTCTCCACCGCGTCCGGCCGGGACAGCGCGTACATCGCGGTCCACATGTTCAGGGGGACGCCCTACCAGGCGTACTTCAGCGCCGCGGAGCGGATCTTCACCGCGCACGAAGGCCGGCCCCACTGGGGCAAGGTGCACACCCGTGACGCGGAGTACTTCGCCGAGGTCTATCCGCGCTTCGGCGAGTTCACCGCGCTGCGGGACCGGCTCGACCCGGAGCGGCGCTTCGGCAACGACTACCTGCGGCGGATCCTGGGCGACTGA
- the sepH gene encoding septation protein SepH, with protein sequence MPELRVVAVSNDGTRLVLKAADSTEYTLPIDERLRAAVRGDRPRLGQIEIEVESHLRPRDIQARIRAGASAEEVAQLAGIPVDRVRRFEGPVLAERAFMAERARKTPVRRPGETTGPQLGEAVQERLLHRGADKETVQWDSWRRDDGTWEVLLVYRVASEPHSASWTYDPPRRLVQAVDDEARSLIGESDDLGTAEPSFPFVPRIARLPRDRPLDRSLDRQIERPSLPPSSEPDIEEGVSERERDSLTSLLEAVPSFRGDMVVPERPSAGPAASTASTTELPATDEPPVTEPEVEEPPAPAASAGSAYADVLMPRSVASHRDRLVGATDRQAEADGVRPGRRAAVPSWDEIVFGTRRKKQD encoded by the coding sequence ATGCCCGAACTGCGTGTCGTGGCCGTCTCCAACGACGGCACACGGCTGGTGCTGAAGGCTGCGGACAGCACGGAGTACACGCTTCCGATTGACGAGCGTCTACGCGCCGCCGTACGCGGCGACCGTCCCCGCCTCGGCCAGATCGAGATCGAGGTGGAGAGCCATCTCCGCCCCCGAGACATCCAGGCACGTATACGCGCGGGAGCGTCCGCCGAAGAAGTCGCCCAGCTCGCCGGTATCCCGGTCGACCGGGTGCGCCGCTTCGAGGGACCCGTCCTCGCCGAGCGCGCCTTCATGGCGGAGCGGGCCCGCAAGACGCCCGTCCGCCGCCCCGGTGAGACGACAGGACCCCAGCTCGGCGAGGCCGTGCAGGAGCGCCTGCTGCACCGCGGCGCCGACAAGGAGACCGTCCAGTGGGACTCCTGGCGCCGCGACGACGGCACCTGGGAGGTGCTGCTCGTCTACCGCGTGGCGAGCGAACCGCACTCCGCGAGCTGGACGTACGACCCGCCCCGGCGGCTCGTCCAGGCCGTCGACGACGAGGCGCGCTCGCTGATCGGCGAGTCCGACGACCTCGGCACCGCCGAGCCCAGCTTCCCGTTCGTCCCGCGTATCGCGCGGCTGCCCCGCGACCGTCCGCTGGACCGCTCCCTGGACCGGCAGATCGAGCGGCCGAGCCTGCCGCCGTCCTCCGAGCCGGACATCGAGGAGGGTGTCAGCGAGCGTGAGCGCGACTCGCTGACCAGCCTCCTGGAAGCGGTGCCCAGCTTCCGCGGCGACATGGTCGTGCCCGAGCGGCCCTCGGCAGGACCCGCGGCCTCGACGGCCTCGACCACCGAACTCCCCGCGACGGACGAACCGCCCGTCACCGAGCCCGAGGTGGAGGAGCCGCCGGCTCCCGCGGCCTCGGCCGGTTCCGCCTACGCGGACGTGCTGATGCCGCGCTCGGTGGCCAGCCACCGCGACCGGCTCGTCGGCGCCACCGACCGGCAGGCCGAGGCGGACGGTGTCCGTCCGGGACGCAGAGCGGCCGTACCGAGCTGGGACGAGATCGTCTTCGGGACGCGACGCAAGAAGCAGGACTAG
- a CDS encoding GntR family transcriptional regulator produces MRIPARSVCTAIRDDIVAGVYERGSRLTEELLARRYGVSRVPVREALRTLEAEGFVVTRRHAGACVAEPTEQEAADLLEMRVLLEPLGAARAAQRRTEAHLKVLRGLVRLGQERARRGNSEDLRSLGAWFHETLAQSSGSPALTSTLGQLRHKIAWMYSVEAPTHPAESWTEHGAIVDAVARGDSDRARAITALHAERATSAHRLRFPGGDRVERVRTSQHPVNTAGLRH; encoded by the coding sequence ATGCGTATTCCCGCGCGCTCGGTATGCACGGCGATCCGGGACGACATCGTCGCGGGTGTCTACGAGCGCGGCAGCCGGCTCACCGAAGAACTGCTCGCGCGCCGCTACGGCGTCTCGCGGGTCCCCGTCCGCGAGGCGCTGCGCACCCTGGAGGCGGAGGGCTTCGTGGTCACCCGCCGGCACGCGGGCGCGTGCGTCGCGGAACCCACGGAGCAGGAGGCCGCCGACCTCCTGGAGATGCGCGTGCTGCTGGAGCCGCTGGGCGCCGCCCGGGCCGCCCAGCGACGCACCGAGGCGCACCTCAAGGTGCTGCGCGGCCTGGTCAGGCTCGGCCAGGAGCGGGCCAGGCGGGGCAACAGCGAGGATCTGCGCTCGCTCGGCGCCTGGTTCCACGAGACGCTCGCGCAGTCCTCGGGGAGCCCCGCGCTGACCTCGACCCTCGGCCAGCTGCGGCACAAGATCGCCTGGATGTACTCGGTCGAGGCGCCCACGCACCCCGCCGAGTCCTGGACCGAGCACGGAGCCATCGTGGACGCCGTGGCCCGCGGTGACAGCGACCGGGCCAGGGCGATCACGGCGCTGCACGCGGAGCGGGCGACGTCCGCGCACCGGCTGCGGTTTCCCGGCGGGGACCGCGTCGAGCGTGTGAGGACTTCGCAACATCCCGTAAACACGGCGGGCCTGCGGCATTAA
- a CDS encoding VOC family protein gives MTEARESAGLDGAAYTPGAPCWVSLMVHGMAATQEFYGELFGWEFQPGPQQLGAYVRARLDGHEVAGIGLLPADRHLPVAWTPYLASDDVDLTAETVRHCGGTVGVGPLVADTAGRLAIASDPSGAVFGIWQAAAHLGAGIAGVPGTPAWNELVTRESAGVAKFYETVFGYEEEPVVSADSDYVTLHLKGRPVAGIHGVGNALPRDRGAHWMTYFEVVDVDAAAALVGELGGHVLKRAHDSPYGRIAEVADLEGAVFSLVRTSR, from the coding sequence ATGACCGAGGCACGGGAGTCGGCCGGCCTGGACGGTGCCGCGTACACGCCCGGCGCGCCCTGCTGGGTGAGTCTGATGGTGCACGGGATGGCGGCGACCCAGGAGTTCTACGGGGAACTGTTCGGCTGGGAGTTCCAGCCCGGTCCGCAGCAGCTGGGAGCCTATGTGCGGGCGCGGTTGGACGGGCACGAGGTGGCGGGCATCGGCCTGCTGCCGGCGGACCGCCATCTGCCGGTGGCGTGGACGCCCTACCTCGCCTCGGACGACGTGGACCTGACGGCGGAGACAGTCCGGCACTGCGGTGGCACGGTCGGCGTGGGTCCGCTGGTCGCCGACACCGCCGGCCGTCTGGCGATCGCCTCGGACCCCTCGGGCGCCGTGTTCGGCATCTGGCAGGCCGCGGCCCATCTCGGTGCGGGCATCGCCGGGGTTCCCGGGACCCCCGCGTGGAACGAACTCGTCACCCGGGAGTCCGCGGGGGTCGCCAAGTTCTACGAGACGGTCTTCGGCTACGAGGAGGAGCCCGTCGTCTCCGCCGACTCCGACTACGTCACCCTGCACCTCAAGGGCCGCCCGGTGGCCGGGATCCATGGCGTCGGCAACGCCCTGCCCAGGGACCGGGGCGCCCACTGGATGACGTACTTCGAGGTCGTCGACGTGGACGCGGCGGCGGCCCTGGTCGGCGAACTCGGCGGCCACGTCCTCAAGCGGGCCCACGACAGCCCGTACGGCCGGATCGCCGAGGTGGCGGACCTGGAGGGAGCGGTGTTCTCCCTGGTGCGGACCAGCCGCTGA
- a CDS encoding bifunctional acetate--CoA ligase family protein/GNAT family N-acetyltransferase produces the protein MQTPPDRHEYPAHWEADVVLRDGGTARIRPIAADDADRLVSFYEQVSAESKYYRFFAPYPRLSAKDVHRFTHHDFVDRVGLAATVGGEFIATVRYDRIAADGRPASAPADEAEVAFLVQDAHQGRGVASALLEHVAAVARERGIRRFAAEVLPANTKMIKVFTDAGYQQKRSFEDGVVRLEFDLEPTDRSLAVQRAREQRAEARSVARLLAPGSVAVVGAGRAPGGVGRSILENLRDAGFTGRLYAVNGALLEKELAGVPAHRSMRDIGEPVDLAVIAVPAGRVPEAVAECGEHGVQGLVVVSAGYAESGPEGRERQRELVRQARTYGMRLIGPNAFGVINTSPRTRLNASLAPQMPRTGRIGLFAQSGAIGIALLSRLHRRGGGVTGVTGVSTFVSSGNRADVSGNDVLQYWYDDPDTDVALMYLESIGNPRKFTRLARRTAAAKPLVVVQGARHGGAAPQGHAVRATRLPHATVSALLRQAGVIRVDTITELVDAGLLLARQPLPAGPRVAILGNSESLGLLTYDACLAQGLRPLPPRDLTTGASAEDFRAALAHALADDACDAVVVTAIPAVGERSAADAALAEALRSASAAAPAKPVLVVHVELGGLAEALSAAASTAPAGGTTPDGTTRTGTTPDGIASAAGPAQRSAAVLPEVENAEAGSAEPGSAEVDSRLIPAYPAAERAVRALAEAVKYGQWRQEAADPGRVPEYEDIDEKGAAEQIGRLLVDGEGGTTADTGQTQPGAAVPTTDPGPVADALTLGPDDTCALLARYGIDVRRALPAPTPGEAAAAAKNLGYPVALKTTAPHLRHRADLGGVRLDLADEEQLRRAYAELTSLFGEPGELRPVVQAMAPRGVDTVVRAVIDPAAGAVLSFGLAGAASELLGDTAHRLIPVTDRDAASLVRSIRTAPLLFGWRGSAPADVAALEELLLRLSRLVDDHPEVVSVSLEPVVVAPRGLSVLGASVRLAPPPARDDLGPRTLPVY, from the coding sequence ATGCAGACCCCGCCGGACCGGCACGAGTACCCCGCTCACTGGGAGGCCGACGTCGTGCTGCGCGACGGCGGCACCGCGCGCATCCGGCCCATCGCGGCCGACGACGCCGACCGCCTCGTCAGCTTCTACGAGCAGGTGTCCGCCGAGTCGAAGTACTACCGCTTCTTCGCGCCGTACCCGCGGCTGTCCGCCAAGGACGTGCACCGCTTCACCCACCACGACTTCGTGGACCGGGTCGGACTCGCGGCGACCGTCGGCGGTGAATTCATCGCCACCGTACGGTACGACCGCATCGCCGCGGACGGCCGGCCCGCCTCCGCCCCCGCGGACGAGGCGGAGGTCGCCTTCCTCGTCCAGGACGCCCATCAGGGCCGGGGCGTGGCCTCCGCCCTGCTCGAACATGTCGCGGCCGTCGCCCGTGAGCGCGGCATCCGCCGCTTCGCCGCCGAGGTGCTGCCCGCCAACACCAAGATGATCAAGGTGTTCACGGACGCCGGGTACCAGCAGAAGCGCAGCTTCGAGGACGGCGTCGTACGCCTGGAGTTCGACCTGGAGCCCACCGACCGCTCGCTTGCCGTGCAGCGCGCGCGGGAGCAGCGGGCGGAGGCGCGTTCCGTGGCCCGGCTCCTGGCACCCGGTTCGGTCGCCGTCGTCGGAGCGGGCCGCGCACCCGGGGGAGTGGGCCGCAGCATCCTGGAGAACCTGCGCGACGCGGGCTTCACCGGACGTCTGTACGCGGTGAACGGAGCACTTCTGGAGAAGGAGTTGGCCGGGGTCCCGGCCCACCGCTCCATGCGCGACATCGGCGAGCCCGTCGACCTCGCGGTGATCGCCGTCCCGGCCGGACGGGTCCCGGAAGCGGTCGCGGAGTGCGGCGAGCACGGGGTGCAGGGGCTCGTCGTGGTCTCCGCGGGGTACGCCGAGAGCGGCCCCGAGGGCCGGGAGCGCCAGCGCGAGCTCGTACGCCAGGCGCGTACGTACGGAATGCGGCTGATCGGGCCGAACGCCTTCGGAGTCATCAACACCTCCCCGCGGACCCGGCTCAACGCCTCGCTCGCGCCCCAGATGCCGCGCACCGGACGCATCGGCCTGTTCGCCCAGTCCGGGGCCATCGGGATCGCGCTGCTGTCCCGGCTGCACCGGCGCGGCGGCGGTGTCACGGGGGTGACGGGCGTGTCGACGTTCGTCTCCTCCGGCAACCGCGCGGACGTGTCCGGCAACGACGTCCTTCAGTACTGGTACGACGACCCGGACACCGATGTCGCCCTCATGTACCTCGAATCGATCGGCAACCCGCGGAAGTTCACCCGCCTCGCCCGCCGGACGGCCGCGGCCAAACCGCTGGTCGTCGTCCAGGGCGCGCGGCACGGCGGGGCGGCGCCCCAGGGGCACGCGGTACGGGCCACCCGGCTGCCCCACGCCACGGTGTCCGCCCTGCTGCGGCAGGCCGGGGTCATCCGGGTGGACACGATCACGGAGCTGGTCGACGCGGGGCTGCTGCTGGCCCGCCAGCCCCTGCCCGCGGGCCCCAGGGTGGCGATCCTCGGGAACTCCGAGTCGCTCGGGCTGCTGACGTACGACGCGTGTCTCGCCCAGGGGCTGCGACCGCTGCCGCCCCGCGACCTGACGACGGGCGCCTCCGCCGAGGACTTCCGTGCCGCCCTTGCGCACGCCCTCGCCGACGACGCCTGCGACGCCGTCGTGGTCACGGCGATTCCGGCGGTGGGCGAGCGGTCCGCGGCGGACGCCGCCCTGGCGGAGGCCCTCCGCTCGGCCTCGGCGGCGGCACCCGCCAAACCGGTCCTCGTGGTGCACGTGGAGCTGGGCGGACTCGCGGAGGCCCTGTCCGCGGCGGCCAGCACCGCCCCGGCCGGAGGCACGACACCGGACGGCACCACCCGGACCGGCACCACGCCGGACGGCATCGCGTCGGCAGCCGGCCCCGCCCAGCGCTCCGCTGCCGTCCTCCCCGAGGTGGAGAACGCAGAGGCAGGAAGCGCAGAGCCAGGAAGCGCCGAGGTGGACTCCCGCCTCATCCCCGCCTACCCCGCCGCCGAGCGGGCCGTGCGCGCGCTCGCGGAAGCGGTGAAGTACGGCCAGTGGCGGCAGGAGGCCGCCGATCCGGGGCGGGTGCCCGAGTACGAGGACATCGACGAGAAGGGCGCGGCCGAACAGATCGGCCGCCTTCTCGTCGACGGGGAGGGCGGCACCACCGCGGATACGGGACAGACGCAGCCGGGAGCGGCCGTGCCTACGACGGACCCGGGCCCGGTCGCGGACGCGCTCACCCTCGGCCCCGACGACACCTGCGCACTCCTCGCCCGGTACGGCATCGACGTCCGCCGCGCCCTGCCCGCCCCCACCCCCGGAGAGGCCGCCGCCGCGGCGAAGAACCTCGGCTACCCCGTTGCCCTGAAGACCACCGCCCCGCACCTGCGGCACCGCGCCGACCTGGGCGGCGTCCGCCTCGACCTGGCGGACGAGGAGCAACTGCGGCGCGCGTACGCCGAATTGACCAGCCTCTTCGGGGAGCCCGGCGAACTGCGCCCGGTGGTACAGGCCATGGCACCGCGCGGCGTCGACACGGTCGTACGGGCGGTCATCGACCCGGCCGCCGGAGCGGTGCTCTCCTTCGGGCTCGCCGGAGCGGCCTCGGAGCTGCTCGGAGACACCGCACACCGACTGATTCCGGTCACCGACCGCGACGCCGCCTCCCTGGTCCGCTCCATCCGGACCGCCCCCCTCCTCTTCGGCTGGCGCGGTTCGGCCCCCGCGGACGTCGCGGCCCTGGAAGAGCTGCTGCTGCGCCTGTCACGGCTTGTCGACGACCACCCCGAGGTCGTCTCCGTGTCCCTGGAACCGGTCGTCGTCGCCCCGCGCGGCCTGAGCGTGCTCGGCGCCTCCGTACGGCTCGCGCCGCCGCCCGCCCGCGACGACCTCGGCCCACGCACGCTCCCCGTGTACTGA
- a CDS encoding HPr family phosphocarrier protein, with amino-acid sequence MAERRVNVGWAEGLHARPASIFVRAATATGVPVTIAKADGNPVNAASMLAVLGLGAQGGEEIVLASDAEGADAALDRLAKLVAEGLDELPETV; translated from the coding sequence ATGGCTGAGCGCCGCGTCAACGTCGGCTGGGCCGAGGGCCTGCACGCCCGTCCCGCCTCCATCTTCGTCCGGGCGGCCACGGCCACCGGCGTCCCTGTGACGATCGCCAAGGCCGACGGCAACCCCGTCAACGCCGCGTCCATGCTCGCGGTCCTCGGCCTGGGCGCCCAGGGCGGCGAGGAGATCGTCCTGGCCTCCGACGCCGAGGGCGCGGACGCCGCGCTCGACCGTCTGGCGAAGCTGGTCGCCGAAGGGCTCGACGAGCTCCCCGAGACGGTCTGA
- a CDS encoding sulfurtransferase translates to MNAIISASRLASDLTGPNPPVVLDVRWQLGGPNLRHAYEEAHIPGAVYVDLDTELAGPAGAAGRHPLPDPEVFAEAMRAAGVSENRDVVVYDGGLGWAAARAWWLLRWTGHPSVRVLDGGLAAWSGPVESGPAAPAAGTFVPAPGKASLLDADGAAALARAGLLLDARAAERYRGDVEPIDPVGGHIPGAVSAPTTGNVAESGCFLPAAELADRFASLGADGSSEVGVYCGSGVSGAHEVLALAVAGIPAALYVGSWSEWSRDAGRPVATGPDPQ, encoded by the coding sequence ATGAACGCCATCATCTCCGCATCCCGACTCGCGAGCGACCTGACGGGACCGAACCCGCCGGTCGTGCTGGACGTCCGCTGGCAGCTGGGCGGCCCGAACCTGCGCCACGCCTACGAGGAGGCACACATTCCGGGTGCCGTTTACGTGGACCTGGACACCGAGCTCGCCGGCCCCGCCGGCGCGGCGGGCCGCCACCCGCTGCCCGACCCGGAGGTCTTCGCCGAGGCCATGCGCGCGGCCGGGGTCAGCGAGAACCGTGACGTCGTCGTGTACGACGGAGGGCTCGGCTGGGCCGCCGCGCGGGCCTGGTGGCTGTTGCGCTGGACGGGTCATCCGTCGGTGCGTGTGCTTGACGGCGGCCTCGCCGCGTGGAGCGGTCCGGTCGAGAGCGGCCCCGCGGCTCCGGCCGCCGGAACCTTCGTACCCGCTCCGGGGAAGGCGTCCCTGCTCGATGCCGACGGCGCCGCGGCGCTGGCCCGTGCCGGTCTGCTGCTCGACGCCCGGGCCGCCGAGCGCTATCGCGGAGACGTCGAGCCGATCGACCCGGTCGGCGGCCACATCCCCGGCGCGGTCTCGGCACCGACCACCGGGAATGTGGCCGAATCCGGTTGCTTCCTGCCGGCCGCCGAACTCGCCGACCGCTTCGCGTCGTTGGGCGCCGACGGGTCTTCGGAGGTCGGTGTCTACTGCGGGTCGGGCGTCTCCGGCGCGCACGAGGTGCTTGCGCTGGCGGTCGCGGGTATCCCGGCCGCGCTGTACGTGGGGTCCTGGTCGGAGTGGTCGCGGGACGCCGGCCGGCCGGTCGCGACCGGCCCCGATCCGCAGTAG